In the Anaerolineae bacterium genome, CTGGCAGAACAGATTCGGGAAACCGGTGTTGAAGACCTGTTCCTTGACCCCGGAAAGGAAGACCCAGCCGGAACCCTTACTGTCATGACTCAGATAAGACGCCTGGCTCTGAAGCATAATTTCCGCCCTCTCGGTTATCCGATGATCACAATGCCCGGAAGAAATGTTCAGTCTCTGGAAGAGGAAGCCCTCCTGGCTGCCCAGCATATCGCCAAATACGGCGGTGTAATAGTCCTTGAACACTTTGACCCCGCTGTTCTTTACCCCCTCTTCACCCTGCGCCTTAACATCTACACTGATCCTCAGAAGCCAATTCAGGTAAGCCCTGGCGTTTATGAAATCGGTAAACCTGGCCCTGAGTCTCCCCTCCTGGTTACTACCAATTTCTCCCTTACTTACTTCAGCGTCTCGGGTGAGACGGCTGCCAGCGGAATACCTTCTTGGCTTCTGGTGTGTGATACCGAAGGGATGAGTGTCCTCACTGCCTGGGCTGCTGGGAAATTCGATGCCGAAAAGATCGCCAAATCCGTTAAGCAATACACTGTTGAAGAAAAAATCAAGCATCGCAAGATCATAATTCCAGGGCATGTGGCCGTTATCTCAGGCGAGCTTGAAGATGAGCTTCCAGGTTGGGAAGTAATGGTGGGGCCAAGGGAAGCTGTTGACATCCCCAACTTTCTCAAAGCTTTCTGGAGTGCCAATTGAGGTATGCCTCCGATCCTGAATTTCGTAAGCCCGGCCCTTGCCCTTAAATACTTTGCCCTTTGCTTTTTATCTATAACCGGGGCTATCCAGATAGCGGCAGGGAGAAGGGGAATTGAAGGCCTATCCCTTCTCCCTTTTTCCTTTCGTTCGTGGCAAATTTTCCTGGGCTTTGCCCTTATCTGTGGCTCTTTCGCTCTTTTCTTCGCCATAACCCCCGAGGTTTTCCTCCCGGGGCTGGCGGGTTCAGAGTTAATGATCCTTTTTGGAGCAGGTGGGATTGCAGCCCTGGCTTTTTCCATGATCATTGCCGAATTGAGAGGAGGCAACCGCTTCCCTCCAGTTCTCCCTGACGCTGAAGAAAGCTTGCCTGGAGGAAAAGTAGCTTTCTTCGGGGGCAAGCCAGGAGAAGAGGTAGATTGTTGCCTGGTTCCTGATCCGTGGGAACCTTTTTCCATGGATTTGCTGGCTCGCCGACTTGCCAGCTCAGGCCACAAAGTTGCAGTATTGCACTGGCAGAAAGTGCCCGATGAAAAGTCAGCGCTGGATTTTCCAGTTTTGGCCCTGGAAAAACTTGGCACCAAAAGCCTTCTGGGCCATAGAGCCGGAGGAAACATCGTCCTGCGTATAGCTTCGGAAAATACGGAGGTTAAAGCAATAGCCCTTGCTCCCTTTACCAGCGTTGAAGAAGCCATGCCAGGGCTTGGGTGGCTTGAGGAAGGGGGTATATTTACCGCCTGGAAGCGCCTTCGTGGAAGGGAAAATCTAATAAAGGCACTTCTCCAGGCCGAAATGCCCTCTGGTGTTCTCACAATTGGCCCGGATGATGAAGTGAAACCATGGGGTATGGTCCTCAGCGAAAGGCTTGCAAACCTGGTGGACTCTTACCTTCACTGAGTTCAGAACGGACAGGGGTTAGCAGAGATGGACTACCTCCTCTTTAAAGCTATAAACGATCTGGCTGGCCGGTGGCCATGGCTTGATGGCTTTATGCGCCTTGTGGTAAACGAATACTTTGTCCCCACTTCCATGGCTCTTATCCTGGCGATCATGTGGTTCTGGGGGAAAAACGAAGGCGAACGGGCCCGCTACCACCGTATTGTAATCCTTACCGTCCTATCTCTCATTACCGCCAACTTGATTCTCAAAGGCATAAACCTCCTCTATTTCCGTCCGCGCCCCTTTGACACCCACCAGGTCAATCTCCTTTTTTACAAACCCTGGGATTCTTCCTTTCCCAGCAATCCCGCCACTACCGGTTTCTCTATAGCGGTGGCT is a window encoding:
- the acsC gene encoding acetyl-CoA decarbonylase/synthase complex subunit gamma — encoded protein: MALTGLQIYKLLPKTNCKECGFPTCLAFAMKLAAKQADLSQCPYVSEEAKQALAEASAPPIRLVTIGVGDKKVEVGNEIVLFRHEKTFYNPPGIFIKVKDTLPLDEAREFAQKVVSYSVERVGRVFSPDGLAIENASGEPEKFAACVEAVRSVVPEHPFVLISENPTAMKAALEKEGNRNPLIYAATPKNWQEMAQLAKEKGVPLAVRADGDLSALASLAEQIRETGVEDLFLDPGKEDPAGTLTVMTQIRRLALKHNFRPLGYPMITMPGRNVQSLEEEALLAAQHIAKYGGVIVLEHFDPAVLYPLFTLRLNIYTDPQKPIQVSPGVYEIGKPGPESPLLVTTNFSLTYFSVSGETAASGIPSWLLVCDTEGMSVLTAWAAGKFDAEKIAKSVKQYTVEEKIKHRKIIIPGHVAVISGELEDELPGWEVMVGPREAVDIPNFLKAFWSAN
- a CDS encoding phosphatase PAP2 family protein; the protein is MDYLLFKAINDLAGRWPWLDGFMRLVVNEYFVPTSMALILAIMWFWGKNEGERARYHRIVILTVLSLITANLILKGINLLYFRPRPFDTHQVNLLFYKPWDSSFPSNPATTGFSIAVAVALNDPVWGIPFLILAVLLGFSRIFCGVHYPSDVLAGALLGAATAWFYWKFSYRFDRFVAFIRRFLKRFCLA